One stretch of Patagioenas fasciata isolate bPatFas1 chromosome 9, bPatFas1.hap1, whole genome shotgun sequence DNA includes these proteins:
- the HES1 gene encoding transcription factor HES-1: MPADLMEKSSASPVAATPASVNATPDKPKTAAEHRKSSKPIMEKRRRARINESLGQLKTLILDALKKDSSRHSKLEKADILEMTVKHLRSLQRAQMTAALSTDPTVLGKYRAGFSECMNEVTRFLSTCEGVNTEVRTRLLGHLASCMTQINAMNYPAPPPPPPLPPAAAFGPPLVPPGSGAGPLPGMPCKPGADTAKVYGGFQLLPASDGQFAFLIPSTAFAPGGAVLPLYGGPPTAATAASPPGPPPGTADSVWRPW; the protein is encoded by the exons ATGCCGGCCGACCTGATGGAGAAGAGCAGCGCCTCGCCGGTGGCCGCCACCCCCGCCAGCGTCAACGCGACACCCGACAAGCCCAAGACGGCGGCGGAGCACCGGAAG TCCTCCAAGCCGATCATGGAAAAGCGGCGGCGGGCGCGCATCAACGAGAGCCTGGGGCAGCTGAAGACGCTCATACTGGACGCGCTGAAGAAGGAT AGCTCGCGGCACTCCAAGCTGGAGAAGGCCGACATCCTGGAGATGACCGTCAAGCACCTGCGGAGCCTCCAGCGTGCCCAGATGACCG cTGCACTGAGCACAGACCCCACGGTGCTGGGCAAGTACCGCGCCGGCTTCAGCGAGTGCATGAACGAGGTGACGCGGTTCCTCTCCACCTGTGAGGGTGTCAACACTGAGGTGCGCACCCGGCTCCTGGGCCACCTGGCCAGCTGCATGACCCAGATCAACGCCATGAACTACCCTGCGCCTCCTCCGCCGCCCCCGCTGCCACCAGCTGCAGCCTTTGGGCCACCCCTGGTGCCTCCAGGCAGTGGTGCGGGGCCGCTCCCGGGTATGCCATGCAAACCAGGCGCTGACACAGCCAAGGTGTACGGTGGCTTCCAGCTGCTGCCAGCCTCCGATGGGCAATTTGCCTTCCTCATCCCCAGCACAGCCTTTGCTCCTGGCGGTGCTGTGCTGCCCCTGTACGGTGGCCCACCCACGGCTGCCACCGCTGCCTCGCCGCCTGGCCCACCACCTGGCACAGCTGACTCCGTCTGGAGACCCTGGTGA